From the genome of Chelmon rostratus isolate fCheRos1 chromosome 1, fCheRos1.pri, whole genome shotgun sequence, one region includes:
- the ankrd11 gene encoding ankyrin repeat domain-containing protein 11 isoform X1 has translation MPKGGGSKTPQLDHFPLNTDMVEKQGGKKEKVLSNKTPKLDRSDGVKEMKEKAPKRKLPFTAGANGDQKDSDSEKPGPERKRIKKEPTNTRKAGLPFGMGMPGIRAGYPLSERQQVALLMQMTAEESINSPDTTPKHQSQSSLGQKGTPNSASKTKDKVNKRNERGETRLHRAAIRGEVRRIKELISEGADVNVKDFAGWTALHEACNRGYYDVAKQLLAAGAEVNTKGLDDDTPLHDASNNGHFKVVKLLLRYGGDPRQSNRRGETPLKVANSPTMLNLLLGKGTYTSSEESSSESSEEEDAPSFAPSSSVDGNNTDSEFEKGLKSKGKTVDPPKSAVTPVKDEYEFDEDDEEERVPPVDDKHLLKKDFRKDSISKANNFISIPKMEVKTYSKSNSLTPKKTVRRIISDSNSSDEDDRTLCFTPAPTPRQQAQQTNTKTRDSGSMSSKQQKDKNKVKKKRKKESKNNVSKEVRFGKVNDKFCTSDSDCGDMESEDDKGSNSIKDSSATSLKESPGFNASSSSSHGNLNSQKQVPSLAEQHPKQWRTDGWKTVSSPTWSDVSSLSDSVRTRLSSESDYSSADSSVESIKQVKRKVQENKKKNNNVHSNTVDKKNSELYKNSNADSAVSKTDVDGKVLKKHKVKHKHKNKEKDKAPSLVLNQDMNEKFVKSYSFDFDDSRQKSLIVESDSPAESKVKLSKHEKDHSKKEDRLLKSKSEDKDWSSGKDLHRTGKEEKNKKTKDSTKDKTNKEEREKPVKSDKDRNVKEKDKPKEDKQKAHKEEKKKKSKEKSSSKADRKSEQKEEKHLKVDKEKNTKEDKEKCKKDKAQKEESEYEGYDVNNRFLNLEDTKLSASDDHHDRWGSEMSSDSSLYGEDSWDAPVKEYKEYKANNSVKLIVETVKEETRRKENKVKEKKSDHNEKRSDKEATSKKKDKDSSEKTNEKKKDWSEKQKLNSGHSAEKEKKRKESTDVVKDKKDKDSLDNSRDRKDSYEFMKERKDIKIKESIRDEYGNDTFFKDIDAVGKSCEIRERNHSGKEKEKKGEAVEKREKTKADKHKEKIKDRGADQEKDKSEKSSTEKAVKDKDADRSTKDKKEGAKDKHKESHGKDKDRKISSEQTKDKKEKASQDKHTEREKDFLEVKKEERKPEKIREKTWYKIADIFTDESDDDEDSYNGGVALVSDSIRKDSTPDQDELDHFPSEKMRKSSAEAKHNAEKVKDKDHKEKKKEKATFDTGKERKGSLEKHNKDKKDSVDAKHKERKDRMSVDSNQEKKNKQKLLDKRDTSEEKTKSKYKDKLDHSKERKPSKGSGENEKSLLEKLEEEAMNDYKDDSNDKNSEISSDSFTDRGHEPVLTTYYDSISLTDVSEDRRDSLSISTPQDKFREKERHRHSSSSSSKKSHDKEKEKVKKDKGDKRDKTEEIRESYSRRESLPFEKEPMPLEADPYTFPYGGKGDGEDDFEKTLEFEKEMSKKDKDKATGVISDRMKDKKKKEKHKEKMKEEKNKYTDGFGSFKHSKEDVKSGLKDSPQVTVLKDRSKEDSPKFDMKKDRNRDALDKDNRMDHSKSKTKDENEKLSQSKDTVRKDNRPREKLLVDGDYQMTSFGQMLSLKDQEIEERHKRHKERMKQMEKLRPKTGDPKLKDKTKSTEEVRKNRSELSKKSNSLESGLKEKKLKDVGLPAQMMSPGRKFQPTDSQNSKDWLAGHQMKENLPASPRPDQNRPTGVPTPTSVISCPSFEEVMQTPRTPSCSAEDYPDIMLDGLDCQNSSAMTMSMNACSPSFFESRYSNSQSFQEGTCPTPAKNLQLPLVSRSASSDVRRPLEEEFKAEADKFLRQQSDPTAEFDPSPSSQTLEDKSATVDRLECLSSPYFSPIRMLSPRREPAHPTPDVAAPTLAGIEGNEHLPENVYNSFLPKPSTPVHRPDPQEPCFDIAAPPTPAPAALPPLDIDDISEPHHSEPNLVLSDLPSVTEEQEHEEEDDEEEEDEDEEGDLGDMGDMDERDDGDHCAVEDPEQTREPCSFSPQVEDPLRKSWPAESPDRQDPEVHQLSPTHSAPNHGENCFDHSMGWNADMDLKSPHRTYGEIEAAVSKITSPYSHSDSDMQHLSGHPSVTPPYATWNRWHKEDPEDFDEQKEAVADIPSPERPDTAIDGESNYLNTSSSSNRLESFFQECNKPSIEESHQIDTESTCVEPDSRQTTHSFSATTEGHMAPAVGPEPVVPWADPFSADADELDDLGPFSLPDLPLPDKSEEAESRGPELADHNKTVPTHIRHTITDRDDPDIMEVDLPSLAKTACPAGDLGLGEPTGQDLVVPSPHASFPQELDPEPQSVPVHSSLSLTQQQGSMLERKGPYGGPDESHPNMLYSSVKSDANQQHHIQIHSLTESLQLPMDSVSAVKSEVRQEEMPEPVAESVSCSPLPQLPVAATLSSTVELQDTLETKLTPVTLTTVSATVDIPKKVDEIPQRMTRNRAKNNPSAAVVPPTSSIVTSSATATPVTTSAAVSINPVPTRTPTPTSVSSLTALKKDKESVLSVSSTPSNSTPAVSVPSSVTTSAPVVLSKTTKGRPLPLDEEESQTQHPRKRKFPRSAGQQVQVQLVNTAMQQTREMIQQTLAVVVNAIKLDDIEPYHSDRSNPYFEYLQIRKKIEEKRKILCYITPQAPQCYAEYVTYTGSYLLDGKPLSKLHIPVIAPPPSLSEPLKELFRQQEAVRGKLRLQHSIEREKLIVSCEQEVLRVHCRAARTIANQAVPFSACTMLLDSEVYNMPSESQGDENKSVRDRFNARQFISWIQDVDDKYDRMKTCLLMRQQHEAAALNAVQRMEWQLKVQELDPAGHKSLCVNEVPSFYVPMVDVNDDFVLLPA, from the exons GTGGAGAGGTACGCCGCATTAAGGAGCTCATCAGCGAGGGAGCTGATGTGAATGTAAAAGACTTTGCAG GCTGGACTGCATTGCATGAGGCGTGCAACAGGGGGTACTATGATGTGGCCAAGCAGCTGCTGGCAGCCGGAGCAGAGGTCAACACCAAGGGTCTGGATGATGACACCCCTCTACATGATGCATCCAACAATGGACatttcaag gtGGTTAAGCTACTTTTACGGTATGGAGGGGACCCACGTCAAAGCAACAGGAGAGgtgaaacaccgttgaaggTTGCCAACTCTCCAACAATGCTGAATCTTTTGCTGGGGAAAGGCACTTACACCTCAAGTGAAGAAAGTTCATCAG AATcttcagaggaggaagacgccCCTTCATTTGCCCCGTCCAGCTCTGTTGATGGCAATAACACAGACTCGGAGTTCGAGAAGGGCCTGAAGTCGAAAGGGAAAACCGTAGACCCTCCTAAATCTGCTGTCACACCCGTCAAAGATGAATACGAAtttgatgaggatgatgaggaggaacGTGTCCCTCCTGTGGACGATAAACACCTCTTGAAAAAAGACTTCCGTAAGGATTCCATCAGCAAGGCCAACAACTTCATCTCCATACCCAAGATGGAGGTCAAAACCTATTCCAAAAGCAACTCGCTCACACCAAAGAAAACTGTCAGGCGGATCATCTCTGACAGTAACAGTTCAGACGAGGATGATAGGACGTTGTGTTTCACGCCAGCGCCTACGCCGCGGCAACAAGCCCAGCAAACAAATACCAAGACTAGAGACTCTGGCAGCATGAGCTCtaaacaacagaaagacaagaatAAAGTCAAAAAGAAGCGGAAGAAGGAGAGTAAAAATAATGTCAGTAAAGAGGTCAGGTTTGGCAAAGTCAATGACAAATTCTGTACATCTGACTCTGATTGTGGCGATATGGAGAGTGAGGATGATAAGGGCTCAAATAGTATAAAGGACTCTTCTGCAACGAGCCTAAAAGAATCCCCTGGCTTTAAcgcatcctcctcctcttcccatgGAAACTTGAACTCTCAAAAACAAGTACCATCATTAGCCGAACAGCATCCAAAGCAGTGGAGGACAGATGGCTGGAAGACTGTGTCATCTCCTACATGGTCAGACGTCAGTTCTCTCTCAGATTCAGTCAGAACAAGACTATCCAGCGAATCTGACTACTCCTCTGCTGATTCTAGTGTAGAGTCAATAAAACAAGTTAAGAGGAAAGTGCaggagaacaaaaagaagaataacAATGTGCACAGTAACACAGTAGACAAGAAAAATTCAGAGCTCTACAAAAACTCCAATGCAGACAGTGCGGTTTCCAAAACCGATGTAGATGGGAAAGTGCTGAAAAAGCACAAAGTGaagcacaagcacaaaaatAAGGAAAAGGACAAAGCTCCTAGTCTAGTGCTTAATCAAGACATGAATGAGAAATTTGTCAAGAGCTATTCTTTTGATTTCGATGATTCAAGGCAGAAGTCCCTAATTGTTGAGTCAGACTCTCCAGCCGAGAGCAAGGTCAAGTTATCCAAACACGAAAAAGACCATTCGAAAAAGGAGGATAGGCTTTTGAAAAGCAAGTCTGAAGATAAGGATTGGTCATCTGGAAAAGACCTTCATAGAAcgggaaaagaggagaaaaataagaaaacaaaggaCTCCACCAAGGACAAGACAAataaggaggagagggagaagccTGTGAAATCTGACAAGGATAGAAATGTCAAGGAGAAGGATAAGCCCAAGGAGGATAAACAAAAGGCtcacaaagaggagaaaaagaagaagtccAAGGAGAAGTCATCCTCaaaggcagacaggaagagtgagcagaaagaggaaaagcatCTAAAGGTGGACAAGGAGAAAAACACCAAGGAGGACAAggagaaatgtaaaaaagacaaagcacagaAGGAAGAGTCTGAGTATGAAGGCTATGACGTTAACAACCGCTTCCTCAACCTGGAAGACACAAAGCTCAGTGCCTCAGATGACCACCATGACAGATGGGGCTCCGAGATGTCCTCTGACTCCTCCCTCTATGGAGAGGACAGCTGGGACGCTCCTGTCAAAGAGTACAAGGAATACAAAGCCAACAACTCTGTTAAACTGATTGTTGAGACTGTAAAGGAAGAGAccaggaggaaagaaaacaaagtcaagGAAAAGAAATCAGATCACAATGAGAAAAGATCAGACAAAGAAGCCACTTctaagaagaaagacaaagactcttcagaaaagacaaatgaaaagaaaaaggactgGTCAGAGAAACAAAAATTAAACTCCGGTCACtcagctgaaaaagaaaagaagcggAAGGAGTCCACAGATGTAGTCAAAGACAAGAAAGACAAGGATTCTCTGGACAACAGTCGAGACCGTAAAGACTCATATGAGTtcatgaaggaaagaaaggacatAAAAATCAAGGAATCTATAAGAGATGAATATGGCAATGATACCTTCTTCAAAGACATTGATGCTGTCGGTAAATCGTGTGAAATCAGAGAAAGAAACCACtctggaaaagagaaagaaaagaagggtGAAGCAGTGGAAAAGCGAGAAAAGACGAAAGCTGAcaagcacaaagagaaaataaaagatagAGGAGCTGATCAGGAGAAGGATAAGAGTGAGAAAAGCTCAACAGAAAAAGCTGTCAAGGACAAGGATGCAGACCGCAGCACCAAAGACAAGAAGGAGGGAgccaaagacaaacacaaagagtcGCATGGCAAAGACAAAGATCGAAAGATATCTTCAGAACAGACCAAggacaagaaagaaaaggcCTCTCAAGACAAACATACTGAAAGGGAGAAGGATTTCTTGGAGGtaaagaaggaggaaagaaaacctGAGAAAATCCGTGAGAAAACGTGGTACAAGATCGCTGACATATTCACtgatgaaagtgatgatgatgaggacagTTACAATGGTGGTGTTGCACTCGTGTCTGACTCCATCAGGAAAGACTCAACACCTGATCAGGATGAGCTGGATCACTTCCCAtcagaaaaaatgagaaaatcttCTGCAGAGGCTAAACATAATGCAGAAAAGGTGAAAGACAAAGaccacaaagaaaagaagaaagaaaaggccACATTTGACACAGGTAAAGAGAGGAAAGGCTCCCtggagaaacacaacaaagataagaaagattctgtAGATGCgaaacacaaggaaagaaaagacagaatgtcAGTGGACTCAAAtcaagagaagaagaataagCAGAAACTGTTAGACAAAAGGGACACAAgtgaagaaaagacaaagagcaaaTATAAAGACAAGCTGGACCATTCTAAAGAAAGGAAACCATCAAAAGGCAGTGGTGAGAATGAAAAGTCCCTCTTAGAAAAACTAGAGGAGGAAGCAATGAATGACTACAAGGATGACTCCAATGACAAGAACAGTGAAATCTCCTCAGATAGTTTCACTGACCGAGGTCATGAGCCAGTCCTCACTACTTACTATGACTCCATCAGCCTGACTGATGTGtctgaggacaggagagacTCCCTGTCCATATCTACTCCTCAGGACAagttcagagagaaagagaggcatcGACATTCCTCCTCATCTTCGTCCAAGAAAAGCCATgacaaggagaaagaaaaggtcaaGAAGGACAAAGGAGACAAACGTGACAAGACAGAGGAGATCAGAGAGTCCTACAGCCGCAGAGAGAGCCTACCTTTTGAGAAAGAGCCCATGCCTCTAGAGGCAGACCCTTACACATTTCCATATGGGGGTAAGGGAGACGGCGAAGACGACTTTGAGAAAACATTGGAATTTGAAAAGGAGATGTCcaaaaaggacaaagacaaagcaaCTGGTGTCATCAGTGACAGAATgaaggacaaaaagaaaaaggagaaacataaggaaaaaatgaaggaggagaaaaataagtACACTGATGGCTTTGGGTCATTTAAACACTCCAAAGAGGATGTGAAGTCAGGGTTGAAAGATAGCCCACAGGTCACTGTTCTGAAAGACAGGTCAAAAGAAGACAGTCCTAAATTTGAtatgaagaaagacagaaatcgGGATGCTTtggacaaagacaacaggaTGGACCACAGTAAATCCAAGActaaggatgaaaatgaaaagctctCTCAGTCTAAAGACACAGTGCGTAAAGATAACCGTCCCCGTGAAAAACTGTTGGTCGATGGTGACTATCAAATGACGAGTTTTGGTCAGATGTTGAGTCTAAAAGACCAGGAGATTGAAGAGCGCCACAAGAGACATAAAGAGAGGATGAAGCAGATGGAGAAGCTGAGACCCAAGACAGGGGACCCTAAACTCAAGGATAAAACCAAGTCCACAGAGGAAGTACGGAAAAACCGCAGTGAGCTATCGAAGAAATCCAACAGTCTGGAGTCTGGTCTCaaagagaagaagctgaaggatGTGGGTCTCCCGGCCCAAATGATGTCTCCTGGCAGGAAGTTCCAGCCTACTGACAGTCAAAACTCAAAGGACTGGCTGGCTGGCCATCAAATGAAGGAGAACCTCCCAGCTTCTCCCAGGCCAGATCAAAACAGGCCGACTGGTGTCCCCACACCTACGTCTGTCATCTCCTGCCCCAGCTTTGAGGAAGTAATGCAGACTCCACGCACCCCCTCTTGTAGTGCAGAGGATTACCCTGACATTATGCTGGATGGGCTGGACTGCCAGAACTCATCAGCCATGACTATGTCAATGAACGCCTGCTCCCCATCCTTCTTTGAAAG CAGGTACTCTAACTCCCAGAGTTTCCAGGAGGGTACATGCCCTACCCCTGCAAAGAACCTCCAGCTGCCACTTGTCAGCCGATCTGCATCCTCTGATGTTCGCAGGCCTCTGGAGGAGGAGTTCAAGGCTGAGGCTGACAAGTTCCTTCGACAACAGAGTGATCCAACAGCTGAATTTGATCCATCACCTTCCTCCCAAACTCTAGAAGACAAATCAGCAACTGTGGATAGGCTGGAGTGCCTGTCATCTCCCTATTTCTCCCCAATAAGAATGTTGTCCCCTCGGCGGGAGCCAGCCCATCCCACACCAGATGTGGCAGCACCAACTCTTGCTGGTATAGAGGGTAATGAACACCTTCCTGAAAATGTGTACAACAGTTTCTTGCCCAAACCGTCTACACCGGTTCACAGGCCAGACCCCCAGGAACCCTGCTTCGACATAGCTGCACCACCTACCCCAGCTCCTGCTGCTTTGCCACCTCTTGACATTGATGACATTTCTGAGCCTCATCACAGTGAGCCTAACCTGGTCCTCTCAGATCTTCCCTCTGTCACAGAAGAACAGGagcatgaagaggaggatgatgaagaagaagaggatgaggatgaagaaggTGATTTGGGTGATATGGGTGATATGGATGAGAGAGATGATGGAGACCACTGTGCAGTGGAGGATCCGGAGCAAACAAGAGAGCCATGTTCCTTCTCCCCTCAAGTTGAGGACCCTCTGAGGAAGAGCTGGCCTGCTGAGTCTCCAGACCGGCAGGATCCAGAGGTCCATCAGCTCTCCCCCACACACTCTGCTCCCAACCATGGCGAGAACTGTTTTGATCATAGCATGGGTTGGAATGCTGATATGGACCTCAAATCTCCCCACAGGACGTATGGGGAGATAGAGGCGGCCGTCTCCAAAATAACGAGTCCTTACTCCCATTCAGACAGTGACATGCAGCACTTGTCTGGACACCCTTCTGTCACTCCCCCGTATGCCACCTGGAATAGGTGGCACAAAGAGGACCCAGAGGACTTTGATGAGCAGAAGGAGGCTGTGGCTGACATCCCCTCTCCAGAGAGGCCTGACACAGCTATTGATGGAGAATCCAACTATTTAAACACCTCATCATCTTCTAACAGGCTGGAGTCATTCTTCCAGGAATGTAACAAGCCTAGCATAGAGGAAAGTCACCAGATAGACACAGAGTCAACATGTGTAgaaccagacagcagacagaccaCGCACAGCTTCAGTGCTACCACTGAGGGCCACATGGCTCCAGCTGTGGGGCCTGAGCCTGTAGTGCCCTGGGCGGACCCATTCTCAGCTGATGCAGATGAACTGGATGACCTGGGACCATTCTCCTTGCCTGACCTACCACTACCAGACAAGTCAGAGGAAGCCGAGTCTCGAGGCCCAGAACTAGCTGACCACAACAAAACTGTGCCGACCCACATTAGACATACCATTACAGACAGAGATGACCCAGATATAATGGAAGTGGACCTGCCAAGCCTGGCTAAGACTGCATGCCCTGCGGGAGACCTAGGTTTAGGGGAACCCACTGGACAGGACTTAGTTGTACCATCACCTCATGCCAGTTTCCCGCAAGAGTTGGACCCAGAACCTCAGAGTGTGCCAGTCCATAGCTCTCTATCTCTGACACAGCAACAGGGCAGCATGTTGGAAAGAAAAGGACCTTACGGAGGACCCGATGAGTCGCATCCCAATATGTTGTATTCGTCTGTGAAATCAGATGCCAATCAGCAACATCACATACAGATCCactccctcactgagtcattgCAGTTACCCATGGATTCAGTGTCTGCTGTCAAATCAGAGGTGAGACAGGAGGAGATGCCCGAGCCCGTGGCAGAATCCGTATCATGCagtcctcttcctcagctcccAGTGGCAGCCACCCTCTCTAGCACAGTGGAACTACAAGACACTCTGGAGACCAAACTAACACCGGTAACTCTGACCACTGTGTCCGCCACTGTAGATATCCCCAAGAAGGTGGATGAAATCCCTCAAAGGATGACCCGCAATCGCGCCAAGAACaatccctctgctgctgttgtcccCCCTACCTCCAGCATAGTAACCTCATCTGCCACTGCCACCCCTGTGACAAccagtgcagcagtgagcaTTAATCCAGTTCCCACTAGAACCCCGACACCCACCTCAGTCTCTTCCCTCACAGCTCTTaagaaagacaaagagtctGTCCTTAGTGTCTCCTCTACTCCATCTAATTCAACTCCAGCAGTGTCTGTACCTTCGTCTGTGACAACGTCTGCGCCAGTGGTTCTCAGTAAGACGACAAAAGGTCGCCCTCTCCCCTTGGACGAAGAGGAATCTCAGACCCAACACCCGCGGAAGAGGAAATTTCCACGTTCTGCTGGGCAGCAAGTCCAGGTCCAGTTGGTAAACACAGCCATGCAGCAGACCAGGGAAATGATTCAACAGACTTTGGCTGTAGTAGTCAATGCCATCAAGCTGGATGATATTGAGCCCTACCACAGTGACCGTTCCAACCCTTACTTTGAGTACCTACAGATCAGGAAGAAGATCGAGGAAAAGCGGAAGATTCTGTGCTACATCACCCCACAGGCCCCACAGTGTTATGCTGAATATGTGACTTACACTGGCTCCTACCTGCTGGATGGCAAGCCCCTCAGCAAGCTTCACATACCTGTT ATTGCCCCACCTCCATCGCTGTCAGAACCTCTGAAGGAGCTCTTTAGGCAACAGGAGGCAGTGAGGGGGAAGCTCAGGTTGCAGCACAGCATAGAACGC GAGAAGCTTATTGTTTCCTGTGAGCAGGAGGTTTTGAGGGTCCACTGCAGAGCGGCCAGGACAATAGCCAATCAGGCTGTGCCATTCAGCGCCTGCACCATGCTTTTGGACTCTGAAGTATACAATATGCCATCAGAGAGCCAG GGTGATGAGAACAAATCTGTGAGAGATCGCTTCAACGCTCGTCAATTCATTTCCTGGATCCAGGACGTGGATGATAAATATGACCGCATGAAG ACATGTTTGTTGATGCGGCAACAGCACGAGGCAGCAGCCCTCAACGCAGTGCAAAGGATGGAGTGGCAGTTGAAGGTCCAGGAGCTGGACCCAGCGGGGCACAAGTCCCTCTGCGTCAACGAAGTGCCATCCTTCTACGTGCCAATGGTCGATGTCAACGACGACTTCGTCCTGCTGCCTGCGTGA